The Desmonostoc muscorum LEGE 12446 genome includes a region encoding these proteins:
- the mutS gene encoding DNA mismatch repair protein MutS, translating into MTASHPETPSTKPDASTFISDHQQVDRSKLSQMYLHYVETKDKYPHAVLLYRVGDFFECYFQDAVKLAQELELVLTSKQAGEQGRVAMSGVPHHAWERYATMLVEKGYAVVICDQVEDAAEATGRLVRREVTRILTPGTLLEEGMLKSSRNNYLAAVVIAANHWGLAYADISTGEFLTTQGSDLEHLTQELMRLQPSEVLVPTNAPDLGSLLRPGETSPHLPECLPPSFCYSLRSQVPFSQGEARPRLLQKFKLRSLEGLGCDHLPLAVRAAGGLLEYLEDTQKEHPIFLQRLRTYTVTDYLIVDNQTRRNLEITQTVRDGTFHGSLLWALDRTNTAMGGRALRRWLLQPLIDIKGIRARQDTIEELMENTPLRQDLRQLLRQIYDLERLTGRAGSGSANARDLAALADSLSRLPELSHLVTDARSPFLKALQKVPSILSELAEKLHTHLVESPPIHIKEGGLIRPGVNSLLDDRKATVKADEQWIANLEVDERAKTGIPTLKVGFNKTFGYYISISRAKADQVPANYIRKQTLTNEERYITPDLKEREARILTARDDLNQLEYEIFTALREEVAEQAEVIRNLSRAVAAADVLCALAELAVQQGYCRPEMLSGREINIVDGRHPVVEQSLPAGFFVPNSTQLGSRELGVGSSEEEISLLPTPHSPFPDLIILTGPNASGKSCYLRQVGLIQLMAQIGSFVPARFARLGICDRIFTRVGAVDDLATGQSTFMVEMNETANILNHATSRSLVLLDEIGRGTATFDGLSIAWAVAEYIAMEIRARTIFATHYHELNELASILPNVANYQVTVKELPDQIIFLHQVQPGGADKSYGIEAGRLAGLPAVVIQRAKQVMGQIEKHSKIAMGLQNLDID; encoded by the coding sequence ATGACTGCCTCTCACCCTGAAACTCCATCTACCAAGCCCGATGCAAGTACTTTTATTTCTGACCATCAACAGGTGGATCGCAGTAAACTAAGTCAAATGTACCTGCACTATGTCGAGACGAAGGATAAATATCCTCACGCGGTGTTGCTGTATCGAGTGGGAGATTTCTTTGAATGCTATTTCCAAGATGCCGTAAAATTAGCGCAAGAATTGGAATTAGTTCTGACTAGTAAGCAAGCTGGGGAACAGGGACGGGTGGCCATGTCCGGTGTTCCCCATCACGCTTGGGAACGCTACGCGACGATGCTGGTAGAAAAAGGCTATGCAGTGGTAATTTGCGACCAAGTGGAAGATGCAGCCGAAGCTACTGGGAGATTAGTACGGCGGGAAGTAACGCGCATCCTGACTCCTGGCACTTTGCTAGAAGAAGGAATGCTCAAATCAAGTCGCAATAATTACCTAGCAGCAGTAGTAATTGCCGCAAATCATTGGGGTTTAGCTTATGCAGACATCTCCACAGGGGAATTCCTCACCACTCAAGGCAGTGATTTAGAACATCTGACACAAGAATTAATGCGTTTGCAACCTTCGGAGGTGCTGGTTCCCACAAATGCACCGGATTTAGGTAGCTTGCTGCGTCCGGGAGAAACTTCGCCACATCTACCGGAGTGTTTGCCACCATCATTTTGTTATAGTTTGCGATCGCAAGTTCCCTTTTCCCAAGGTGAAGCTAGACCTAGATTATTGCAGAAATTTAAACTGCGATCGCTCGAAGGACTCGGTTGCGATCATCTTCCGCTGGCTGTTCGTGCCGCTGGTGGTCTTCTCGAATACCTGGAAGATACTCAAAAAGAACACCCAATCTTCCTCCAAAGACTCCGGACTTACACGGTTACTGACTATTTAATTGTAGATAATCAAACTCGTCGTAACCTGGAAATTACTCAAACTGTCCGCGATGGCACATTTCATGGTTCCCTACTCTGGGCATTGGATAGAACGAATACAGCAATGGGTGGGCGTGCTCTGCGGCGGTGGTTATTACAACCACTAATCGATATTAAAGGCATTCGGGCGCGACAAGATACCATCGAAGAGTTGATGGAAAATACACCCCTACGTCAGGATTTGCGACAGTTGTTGCGGCAAATTTATGACTTGGAACGGCTGACGGGAAGGGCGGGTTCTGGTAGTGCTAATGCCAGAGATTTAGCAGCATTGGCAGATTCCCTTTCACGCTTACCGGAATTATCCCACTTAGTTACTGATGCCCGTTCTCCATTTTTGAAAGCTTTACAAAAAGTGCCGTCGATTTTGTCAGAATTGGCAGAAAAATTACACACCCATCTTGTAGAGTCACCACCAATACATATAAAAGAAGGCGGATTGATTCGTCCTGGGGTGAATTCCCTGTTAGATGACAGGAAAGCGACTGTAAAAGCAGACGAACAATGGATTGCTAATTTAGAAGTTGACGAAAGAGCGAAGACGGGAATTCCCACATTAAAGGTAGGATTTAACAAAACCTTTGGTTACTATATCAGTATTTCCCGCGCCAAAGCCGATCAAGTACCCGCCAATTACATCCGCAAGCAAACCCTGACCAATGAGGAACGCTACATCACCCCAGATTTGAAGGAACGGGAAGCGCGAATTCTCACCGCGCGGGATGATTTAAATCAATTGGAATATGAGATTTTTACGGCATTGCGGGAAGAAGTTGCAGAACAGGCGGAAGTAATTCGCAATCTTTCCCGCGCAGTGGCGGCGGCGGATGTGTTGTGTGCTTTAGCTGAATTGGCGGTGCAGCAAGGTTACTGTCGTCCAGAAATGTTGTCAGGAAGAGAAATTAACATTGTTGATGGTCGTCACCCAGTGGTAGAACAGTCTTTACCTGCGGGGTTCTTTGTGCCGAATTCGACACAATTAGGGAGTAGGGAATTGGGAGTAGGGAGTAGTGAAGAAGAAATTTCCCTACTCCCCACTCCCCACTCCCCATTCCCCGATTTAATTATCCTCACCGGACCAAACGCCAGCGGCAAAAGTTGTTATTTGCGTCAGGTGGGATTGATTCAGTTAATGGCGCAAATTGGTAGTTTTGTACCAGCTAGATTTGCCAGATTGGGAATATGCGATCGCATTTTTACTCGTGTTGGTGCAGTGGACGATCTGGCAACTGGTCAATCTACATTTATGGTGGAAATGAATGAAACCGCAAATATTCTCAATCATGCCACATCTAGGTCGCTGGTATTGTTAGATGAAATTGGCCGGGGGACAGCAACATTTGATGGTCTTTCTATTGCTTGGGCGGTGGCAGAATATATCGCAATGGAAATTCGGGCGCGAACGATTTTTGCCACTCATTACCATGAGTTAAATGAACTAGCCAGCATTTTGCCGAATGTGGCTAACTATCAAGTGACAGTTAAAGAATTACCCGACCAAATTATCTTTTTGCACCAAGTCCAACCAGGAGGCGCAGATAAGTCTTACGGAATTGAAGCGGGAAGATTGGCGGGTTTACCGGCGGTAGTGATTCAACGAGCAAAACAAGTCATGGGGCAAATTGAGAAACACAGTAAAATTGCGATGGGGTTGCAAAATTTGGATATCGATTGA
- a CDS encoding HlyD family efflux transporter periplasmic adaptor subunit, whose amino-acid sequence MKAIALLLSIGVVGVFTIFGVNSRGSLGTNQNTLQEISSNQQTISHVTALGRLEPEGDIIHLSAPASNQRLAQLRVKEGDRVKVGQVIAIMDNFNQYRAIVENARAKVIVGRSRLAQVLAGEEFGQIEAQRQKVAEMEAQLFEGIKVQKTVIARQQVEVRKAENDYQRYKALSQEGAVSAADTETKRLQVEIEKQKLQEATANLSQQISTGSERVKESQATLQSVKHVNPTDILVAKAELNESLSQLRKAKVDMESTYVQAPVAGQILSVNAKVGEVVGSSGIVDIGQTQQMYVMAEVYESDIQYIKVNQPAIIVSEYGGFTGEIKGIVDRIGLQIDKPGIVNDDPSARADVRIVKVKIRLHPNDSDRVRTLNKLQVRASIQIR is encoded by the coding sequence ATGAAAGCGATCGCTTTGCTTTTATCTATTGGTGTTGTTGGTGTTTTTACTATTTTTGGTGTTAATTCACGTGGATCTTTGGGCACTAACCAAAACACCCTTCAGGAAATCTCAAGTAATCAACAGACTATAAGTCATGTAACAGCTTTGGGGCGTTTGGAACCCGAAGGAGATATCATTCACCTATCTGCTCCAGCATCTAACCAGCGTTTGGCACAACTGCGCGTCAAAGAAGGCGATCGCGTTAAAGTCGGCCAAGTCATAGCGATTATGGACAACTTTAACCAGTATCGAGCCATTGTGGAAAATGCTAGAGCCAAAGTCATTGTGGGGCGATCGCGTTTAGCTCAAGTCCTGGCTGGTGAAGAGTTTGGCCAAATTGAAGCCCAACGCCAGAAAGTTGCAGAAATGGAAGCTCAGTTATTTGAGGGCATAAAGGTTCAGAAAACAGTTATTGCCCGTCAGCAAGTAGAAGTACGCAAAGCCGAAAATGATTATCAACGGTATAAAGCTCTCTCGCAAGAAGGGGCTGTTTCCGCAGCGGACACAGAAACCAAACGTTTGCAAGTAGAGATTGAGAAACAAAAATTACAGGAAGCAACAGCAAACCTCAGCCAACAAATTAGTACAGGCTCAGAACGTGTTAAAGAGTCTCAAGCAACTCTGCAAAGTGTCAAGCATGTGAACCCAACGGATATTCTCGTAGCTAAAGCAGAGTTAAATGAGTCGTTGTCTCAATTACGAAAAGCAAAAGTTGACATGGAATCTACCTATGTGCAAGCACCAGTAGCAGGGCAAATCTTAAGTGTCAACGCCAAAGTCGGTGAAGTTGTTGGTAGTAGCGGTATTGTTGACATTGGTCAGACACAACAGATGTATGTGATGGCTGAAGTTTACGAAAGCGATATTCAATATATTAAGGTAAATCAGCCAGCAATCATTGTCAGCGAGTATGGAGGATTCACAGGGGAAATTAAAGGAATTGTCGATCGCATTGGATTGCAAATTGACAAACCGGGAATTGTAAATGATGACCCCTCTGCCAGAGCAGATGTCAGAATTGTGAAAGTGAAAATTCGTCTCCATCCCAATGACAGCGATCGAGTGAGAACTTTAAATAAGCTACAGGTAAGAGCATCAATTCAAATTCGTTAA
- a CDS encoding HsdM family class I SAM-dependent methyltransferase yields the protein MNKSSILDWREQLGLSERRPPEFFDSLEEINAGHQSPPQAHAMRRAWKDLELDGILCINNAPYIYFKEVSGIDSDQMRELHRQIWNQGIAPLLVVVSPTEVQVYSGLALPAKEEQDVSQQNRLVQILNRVSDEIELRQFIRAVELGELFREKPKSFNPDLRVDRYLLKNLAAARRSLLEEEPDHTLDIRTVNALLWRTIFTCYLVDRKIIDFSYFDKINATDCHRLIDLLEKNEPSQAKQLLYALFQQLKSDFNGDLFDVDLQAENKLIKDGHINILKKFLRGDDVSSGQLSLGFWAYDFSVIPIETISSIYEHFLETQEKRESGIYYTPRFLAEIVLDTALDGWTSLLEKRFLDPACGSGIFLVAIFNRLAEEWRIKHINISNNNDELAAALINILQKNIFGIDADSSETACRIAAFSLYLAFLDQLEPRDIQKLQQQENALPKLVGHNLICKDFFERDLPISANKFDLIVGNPPWAKVTGKQKNLMEKWCKQENHTIAQRQLACGFVWKALQHLRDEGRICFLLPAGVLFNHQDKALDFQNEWLSTYTIEQVINLSDMRFYLFDGADRPTLIVRYRKEKPDIKTSSIEYITPKTELESIRAEILSISPEDQKKIRLREVLYDLSNAEPALVWKQSFWGTPRDRKFLERLSALPRLDRLVDTLKIAESKRTKRWLMSRGFEPEGASDNPNNVILSPWSPKILFLAARSNNIDLVILESDCTPIGNRFQRLRRLPNQKIFTAPLVIVSKSLKVAFAEFDVVFQDALRGIHGKPEDTEVFMFLALALNSVLAKYFLFHTASTWGIERGDIRVSELLKFPFVLPEMTQNPSRSRKIVQEVAEKIRNLKNQINQNFLINRQQIVQNEKDELLKYVYEYYDIDEYEQILINDTINISIPSIQPNRSTWPIPTLVRSEPQERKEYLKLLCDVLNTWARKGQYTIIGNVIRSLKMGAAIIVLDRKINVEQSWVDIEQESTQELDTILRRIIRLLPHQQGSISFLRNLKVFDQDKLYIFKPLARRFWTKTSALNDADEIAAAILSSNYKES from the coding sequence ATGAATAAATCATCCATTTTAGATTGGAGAGAACAACTTGGACTTAGTGAAAGACGACCACCAGAATTCTTTGATAGCCTTGAAGAAATCAATGCAGGTCATCAGTCTCCTCCACAGGCACACGCCATGCGTAGGGCATGGAAAGATTTAGAACTTGACGGCATTTTATGTATCAATAATGCGCCCTATATCTATTTCAAAGAAGTTTCTGGTATAGATTCTGACCAAATGCGTGAATTACATCGCCAGATTTGGAATCAGGGTATTGCCCCATTACTTGTAGTTGTTAGTCCCACTGAAGTTCAAGTTTATTCCGGTCTTGCGCTTCCTGCCAAAGAGGAACAAGATGTTTCCCAACAAAACCGTCTTGTTCAAATATTAAATCGGGTATCTGATGAAATTGAACTCAGGCAATTTATCAGAGCAGTAGAACTAGGTGAGTTATTTAGGGAAAAACCAAAATCTTTTAACCCAGATTTGCGTGTTGACCGCTATCTTCTCAAAAATCTTGCAGCAGCACGTCGTAGTTTATTGGAAGAAGAACCTGATCATACTCTAGATATCAGGACTGTTAATGCTTTGCTATGGCGTACAATATTTACCTGTTATCTAGTTGATAGAAAAATTATTGATTTTTCTTATTTTGACAAAATAAATGCAACAGATTGTCACAGACTAATTGACCTTTTGGAAAAAAACGAACCTAGTCAAGCTAAGCAACTTTTATATGCTTTATTTCAACAACTTAAATCAGACTTTAATGGCGACTTGTTTGATGTTGATCTTCAAGCAGAAAATAAACTCATTAAAGATGGACATATCAATATATTAAAAAAGTTTCTTCGTGGTGATGACGTAAGTAGTGGTCAACTTTCACTGGGGTTTTGGGCTTATGATTTTAGTGTTATTCCTATTGAAACCATAAGTAGTATTTATGAACACTTTCTGGAAACACAAGAAAAGCGGGAAAGTGGCATATACTACACACCAAGATTTTTAGCTGAGATAGTTCTTGATACAGCATTAGATGGATGGACTTCCTTATTAGAAAAGCGTTTTCTTGACCCAGCTTGCGGTTCAGGTATATTCCTAGTAGCGATTTTTAACCGATTAGCTGAAGAATGGCGTATCAAGCACATAAATATTAGCAATAACAATGATGAACTTGCAGCAGCCTTAATTAATATTCTCCAGAAAAATATTTTCGGCATAGATGCAGATTCTAGTGAAACGGCTTGTCGTATTGCAGCATTTAGTTTATATCTTGCTTTTTTAGATCAGCTTGAGCCTAGAGATATTCAGAAACTTCAACAACAGGAAAATGCACTCCCAAAACTAGTAGGTCATAACCTTATTTGCAAAGATTTTTTTGAACGAGATTTGCCGATATCTGCCAATAAATTTGATTTGATAGTAGGTAATCCACCCTGGGCAAAAGTGACAGGAAAACAAAAAAATCTTATGGAGAAGTGGTGTAAACAAGAAAACCATACAATTGCCCAAAGACAGTTAGCTTGTGGGTTTGTGTGGAAGGCTCTGCAACACTTACGGGATGAAGGACGTATTTGCTTTTTACTTCCAGCAGGAGTTTTATTTAACCACCAAGATAAAGCACTAGATTTTCAAAATGAGTGGTTATCAACATATACAATTGAGCAGGTAATTAACCTGTCCGATATGAGATTTTACCTGTTTGATGGTGCCGATCGTCCTACACTTATTGTCAGATATCGGAAAGAAAAACCTGATATAAAAACTAGCAGTATTGAGTACATAACTCCTAAAACCGAATTGGAAAGTATTAGGGCTGAAATTCTATCTATTTCCCCAGAAGATCAAAAGAAAATTAGACTTAGAGAAGTGTTATATGACCTCAGTAATGCTGAACCTGCGCTAGTTTGGAAACAATCCTTTTGGGGAACGCCCAGAGACAGAAAATTTTTGGAAAGATTATCTGCACTACCACGACTAGATCGTTTAGTAGACACATTAAAAATAGCGGAGAGCAAGAGAACAAAGCGATGGTTGATGAGTCGAGGTTTTGAACCAGAGGGGGCCAGTGATAATCCTAATAATGTTATATTATCGCCTTGGTCTCCGAAAATATTATTCTTAGCCGCACGAAGTAACAATATTGATTTGGTTATCTTAGAATCTGATTGTACTCCTATTGGGAATCGCTTTCAAAGGCTTCGCAGACTTCCAAATCAAAAAATATTTACTGCTCCACTTGTAATTGTAAGTAAAAGCTTGAAAGTAGCTTTTGCTGAGTTTGATGTAGTTTTCCAAGATGCACTTCGAGGTATTCACGGTAAACCAGAGGATACCGAAGTTTTTATGTTCTTGGCTCTTGCTTTAAACTCTGTTTTGGCAAAGTATTTCTTATTTCATACAGCATCTACTTGGGGAATTGAGCGCGGTGATATACGTGTATCAGAACTGCTTAAATTCCCATTTGTCTTGCCAGAAATGACTCAAAATCCTTCAAGATCAAGAAAAATTGTTCAAGAAGTTGCAGAAAAAATTAGAAATCTAAAAAACCAGATTAATCAAAACTTTTTGATAAATCGTCAGCAGATAGTACAAAATGAGAAAGACGAATTACTTAAATATGTTTATGAATATTATGATATTGATGAATATGAACAAATATTAATCAATGACACTATAAATATTTCCATACCAAGCATTCAGCCCAATCGAAGTACTTGGCCTATTCCTACATTGGTTAGGAGCGAACCACAAGAACGCAAAGAATATCTGAAGCTTTTATGTGATGTACTTAATACTTGGGCGCGTAAAGGTCAGTATACTATAATCGGCAACGTTATACGTTCTCTTAAGATGGGTGCAGCAATAATTGTTTTAGACAGAAAAATTAATGTAGAGCAAAGCTGGGTAGATATTGAGCAGGAGTCAACACAGGAATTAGATACTATTCTCAGGCGAATTATTCGTCTTTTACCACATCAGCAAGGAAGCATTAGTTTTTTGCGAAATCTCAAAGTTTTTGACCAAGACAAGCTGTATATTTTTAAACCGTTAGCTCGTCGCTTCTGGACTAAGACTTCTGCCTTGAACGATGCAGACGAAATAGCAGCAGCAATCCTCAGTAGCAACTATAAGGAAAGCTGA
- a CDS encoding RNA methyltransferase, whose translation MSLAGLRIVLVEPAGPINVGAIARVMKNFGLHNLVLVNPQCDPLSPEALMMAVHAKEILESAVVVATLPEALHGCVRAIATTGRVRSWEIPLENPRTALPWLLEEPEKPVALIFGREDRGLSNEELNYAQRFIFIPTNQNYLSLNLATAVAICCYELSQSTQQPETQTLPQIELAPLDLVETYYQQLESLLLKIGYLYPHTAPSRMEKFRQLYNRAGLQTGEVALLLGILRQVEWALKTQRDSENL comes from the coding sequence ATGAGCTTGGCTGGATTAAGAATTGTGTTGGTAGAGCCAGCTGGGCCGATCAACGTTGGTGCGATCGCCAGGGTAATGAAAAATTTCGGGCTACATAATTTAGTATTAGTGAATCCCCAATGCGATCCGCTGTCGCCAGAAGCTTTGATGATGGCTGTTCATGCCAAAGAAATTTTAGAATCTGCGGTAGTAGTGGCCACCTTACCAGAAGCATTGCATGGATGTGTCAGGGCGATCGCTACAACCGGTCGCGTTCGCAGTTGGGAAATACCTTTAGAAAACCCCCGTACAGCACTACCCTGGCTACTGGAAGAACCAGAAAAACCCGTAGCCTTGATTTTTGGCAGAGAAGACCGGGGATTAAGCAACGAAGAATTAAATTATGCTCAGCGCTTTATTTTTATTCCCACAAATCAAAATTATCTATCCTTGAATTTAGCTACTGCTGTGGCAATCTGCTGTTATGAATTGTCACAATCTACCCAGCAACCAGAGACTCAAACTTTGCCCCAAATTGAACTCGCGCCTTTAGACCTTGTGGAAACATACTACCAGCAATTAGAATCATTACTACTGAAAATTGGTTATCTGTATCCACATACTGCACCTAGTCGTATGGAAAAATTCCGCCAACTATATAATCGCGCTGGCCTGCAAACTGGCGAAGTAGCACTGCTGCTAGGAATTTTGCGGCAGGTAGAATGGGCACTTAAAACTCAAAGAGATAGTGAAAACTTGTAA
- a CDS encoding serine hydrolase: MSESSDELTAFSRRQPLNRRQRPQNVQKVAPKKVKANSQQQVVAGKQGALARPKNSISPVPIPAGTRRVKSELVMPAAVKPIPTVKRKIPPLRSGVATVKTVRMEKPKIGRRSSRKTRLKPMAKTILYVLRLLIVGVGMGAIVGTVLSVLDPANRITTNSAPQSSNSNVARSQPQPTPTAPVASSSLLLSQEIIPLKNAVQNLATSNPNLTPGVFLVDLDTGNYVDINASTSFPAASTIKVPILIAFFQDVDAGKIRLDEMLTMQQDAMAGGSGNLQYKPAGTQYAALEVATKMITISDNTATNMLIARLGGIDALNQRFRSWGLTTTVIRNQLPDLEGTNTTSPKELGNLMAIVSQGNLVSMPSRDLMLDILRRTQRDSLLPSGLGTGARVYHKTGDIGTMLADAGLIIVPTGKRYVAAVMVQRPNNDPRAEKLISSISRAAYQEFSQNSVAPSSTTSTVPTNGYQPQIINPVLPNGTTSSVPMNGYQAPIISPVPNGMANTLPANSYQAPVMNPQYYPPR; this comes from the coding sequence GTGTCAGAGTCAAGTGACGAACTAACAGCTTTCTCGCGGCGTCAACCCTTAAACCGCCGCCAGCGTCCACAAAATGTTCAAAAAGTGGCACCCAAGAAAGTGAAAGCTAATAGTCAGCAGCAAGTTGTTGCTGGCAAACAAGGGGCGCTAGCACGCCCAAAAAATTCCATCAGTCCTGTGCCAATCCCAGCGGGTACACGCAGGGTAAAATCGGAGTTAGTCATGCCAGCGGCAGTCAAACCGATACCGACTGTGAAAAGAAAAATTCCTCCCTTGCGATCGGGTGTTGCAACAGTTAAAACGGTGCGGATGGAAAAGCCAAAAATCGGCAGGCGTTCATCACGGAAGACGCGGTTAAAGCCAATGGCCAAAACCATATTATATGTACTGCGGTTGTTAATTGTGGGTGTTGGCATGGGGGCAATTGTAGGCACTGTATTGTCAGTATTAGACCCGGCTAATCGCATCACCACAAATTCAGCGCCCCAATCTAGTAATAGTAATGTGGCGCGATCGCAGCCGCAACCCACCCCTACTGCCCCAGTTGCATCTTCAAGCCTATTATTATCTCAGGAAATTATCCCCTTAAAAAATGCGGTGCAAAATTTGGCCACCAGCAACCCAAATCTCACACCCGGAGTTTTCTTAGTAGATTTGGATACTGGTAATTATGTAGATATCAATGCCTCTACCAGTTTTCCTGCGGCTAGCACAATCAAAGTACCGATTCTAATTGCCTTCTTCCAGGATGTGGACGCGGGAAAAATTCGCCTTGATGAAATGCTGACCATGCAGCAAGATGCGATGGCAGGTGGTTCGGGAAATCTGCAATACAAACCAGCTGGAACCCAGTACGCTGCTCTGGAAGTCGCCACTAAAATGATTACCATCAGCGACAACACAGCCACAAATATGCTAATTGCCCGACTGGGAGGCATAGATGCTTTAAACCAGCGTTTCCGCAGTTGGGGATTGACAACCACAGTCATTCGCAATCAACTACCAGATTTAGAAGGAACAAACACCACTAGCCCCAAAGAACTAGGGAATTTGATGGCAATTGTCAGTCAGGGAAATTTAGTCAGTATGCCATCACGTGATTTAATGCTCGATATTTTGCGCCGCACTCAGCGAGACTCATTGCTCCCATCCGGTTTGGGAACAGGCGCTAGAGTATACCACAAAACAGGTGATATTGGCACAATGCTGGCAGATGCAGGTTTAATTATTGTTCCCACTGGTAAGCGCTACGTAGCTGCTGTGATGGTGCAACGCCCCAATAACGACCCCCGCGCTGAAAAACTGATTAGCTCAATTTCTCGTGCTGCTTACCAAGAGTTTAGCCAAAATTCTGTTGCACCCAGCAGTACTACAAGCACTGTACCTACCAACGGTTATCAACCCCAGATTATCAATCCTGTTTTACCCAACGGTACCACAAGCAGCGTACCGATGAATGGTTATCAAGCTCCGATTATTAGTCCTGTACCCAATGGTATGGCAAATACTCTACCTGCAAATAGTTATCAAGCTCCAGTTATGAATCCGCAGTATTACCCACCAAGATAA